From Nicotiana tabacum cultivar K326 chromosome 15, ASM71507v2, whole genome shotgun sequence, the proteins below share one genomic window:
- the LOC107762963 gene encoding PHD finger protein ING2 has protein sequence MAIARTGVFVDDYLEYSSTLPAELQRLLNTIRELDERSQGIINQTRQQTNYCLGLASQNQGSRKYNYDDDEAFEKLRKEIEANQDNALSLCTEKVLLARQAHDIIDSHIKRLDEDLTNFAEDLKQEGKLPADEPPILPPLPLVLKTEKRKGPYVTPQSKRLEYRDWDWDRERDRDYDLMPPPGSHKKDFASPVDVEQPIDPNEPTYCVCHQVSFGDMIACDNENCQGGEWFHYSCVGLTPETRFKGKWYCPTCRQLPH, from the exons ATGGCGATCGCCAGAACCGGAGTTTTCGTCGATGATTACTTGGAAT ATTCAAGCACATTGCCTGCTGAGCTTCAGCGGCTTCTTAACACCATTAGAGAACTCGATGAGCGTTCTCAAG GAATAATAAATCAGACTAGGCAGCAGACCAATTACTGCCTAGGATTAGCTTCTCAGAATCAGGGATCAAGGAAATACAATTATGATGACGATGAGGCTTTTGAGAAATTGAGGAAGGAGATTGAAGCAAACCAGGACAATGCCTTAAGCCTTTGCACTGAGAAGGTTTTACTTGCTCGACAAGCTCATGATATT ATAGATAGCCACATCAAGcgcttagatgaagatcttaccAACTTTGCTGAAGATCTTAAGCAAG AGGGAAAGCTACCTGCCGATGAACCTCCTATCCTTCCTCCATTACCTTTGGTTCTTAAGACTGAGAAGCGCAAAGGACCGTATGTAACACCTCAATCAAAGAGGCTTGAGTACAGGGACTGGGATTGGGACCGAGAACGTGACAGAGATTACGATCTTATGCCTCCTCCTGGCAGTCATAAGAAAGATTTTGCTTCTCCTGTTGATGTTGAACAACCCATTGATCCAAATGAACCCACCTACTGTGTGTGCCATCAG GTATCCTTTGGAGATATGATTGCTTGCGACAACGAAAAT TGCCAAGGAGGTGAATGGTTTCACTACTCATGTGTTGGGCTCACACCGGAGACAAGATTTAAAGGGAAGTGGTACTGTCCGACCTGCAGACAACTACCACATTGA
- the LOC107762964 gene encoding patatin-like protein 3, translating to MAAASVNTTISMLDSNMETDKLTYEIFSILENKFLFGYDDIKTSDKNLSAPFAGNKNVGTGKVRILTIDAGGSTDGVLAGKSLTHLEDTLRQKSGKPNAHIADFFDVVAGSGAGGVLAGLLFTRGNDGVPMFTAKEALDFVVENGRKISRSFKTGVFRRFSRPAKVFRKVFGDLTLKDTMKAVLIPCYDLTTGAPFVFSRADALEMDGCDFTMADVCGATMADRAVDIKSVDCRTKITAVGGGIAMTNPTAAAITHVLNNKQEFPFANGVEDLLVVSLGNGDSDSGTGNVMSSPAAFVKIAGDGTADMVDQAVSMAFGQSRKNNYVRIQGNGIVGKRNQIIKEENISKGERMRKMVVIAEEMLGQKNVECVLFQGKKLVENSNLDKLKIVASELIKEQERRKNSILPPVILKHAPSSPRTSSATTLSSNSSC from the exons ATGGCAGCTGCATCAGTTAATACAACAATTTCAATGCTTGACTCCAACATGGAAACTGATAAGCTCACGTACGAAATTTTTTCCATTCTTGAAAACAAATTCCTCTTTGGCTATGATGATATAAAAACTTCAGACAAAAATTTATCAGCTCCGTTCGCCGGAAACAAGAATGTCGGCACCGGAAAAGTCAGAATTTTGACAATTGATGCTGGTGGGTCCACTGATGGTGTCCTCGCCGGAAAATCTTTGACCCACTTGGAAGATACCCTTCGCCAGAAATCGGGAAAACCAAATGCTCATATTGCTGATTTTTTCGATGTTGTCGCTGGTTCCGGCGCCGGCGGTGTACTCGCCGGTCTTTTGTTCACACGTGGGAATGATGGGGTTCCTATGTTTACTGCAAAGGAAGCTCTTGATTTTGTTGTCGAGAATGGTCGGAAAATTTCCCGGAGTTTCAAGACTGGAGTTTTCCGGCGATTTTCCCGACCGGCGAAGGTGTTTCGGAAAGTATTCGGGGATTTAACGTTAAAAGATACGATGAAAGCAGTTTTAATCCCATGTTACGATCTTACTACTGGGGCGCCATTTGTTTTTTCGCGCGCTGATGCGTTGGAAATGGATGGCTGTGATTTCACGATGGCTGATGTATGTGGGGCCACGATGGCTGATCGTGCGGTGGATATAAAGTCTGTTGATTGTAGGACGAAGATCACAGCCGTTGGTGGTGGAATTGCGATGACTAATCCAACCGCTGCAGCTATTACACATGTCCTCAATAACAAGCAAGAGTTCCCATTTGCTAATGGAGTTGAAGATTTGTTAGTAGTTTCTTTGGGAAATGGAGATTCAGATTCCGGCACCGGAAATGTGATGTCGTCGCCGGCGGCATTCGTTAAGATTGCCGGAGATGGAACTGCCGACATG GTAGACCAAGCTGTATCAATGGCATTTGGACAATCTAGGAAAAATAACTATGTACGAATTCAAGGAAATGGAATTGTTGGGAAgagaaatcaaataattaaagaGGAAAACATAAGCAAAGGTGAAAGAAtgaggaaaatggtggtcatTGCAGAGGAAATGTTAGGGCAAAAGAATGTGGAATGTGTCTTATTTCAAGGGAAGAAGTTGGTTGAGAATTCAAATTTGGACAAGTTGAAGATAGTTGCAAGTGAATTAATCAAAGagcaagaaaggagaaaaaacaGCATATTACCCCCTGTGATCTTGAAACATGCACCATCATCTCCTAGAACATCTTCTGCAACAACTCTTTCATCCAATTCTTCATGTTAA